The following are encoded together in the Oceanivirga salmonicida genome:
- a CDS encoding viral A-type inclusion protein, which yields MRMTNPNSITDMEMFNIKNQAKLTQTLQKLGRGRRKLEIYLSKSSQKYIEQVMVELKKQMVEYEKQLPNIYDFFNYIIKQVHVEKKQRREKFKKIALSYEEQDFLVMQIKGTIKEIIKQRKNLKWYQFIKKLAFSSVRKQNELLLEEVLNKLKK from the coding sequence TTGAGAATGACAAATCCAAATAGTATAACTGATATGGAAATGTTTAACATTAAAAATCAGGCTAAACTAACTCAAACATTACAAAAACTTGGTAGAGGGAGAAGAAAACTAGAAATATATTTATCTAAATCTTCACAAAAATATATAGAACAAGTTATGGTTGAATTAAAAAAGCAAATGGTAGAATACGAAAAACAATTACCAAATATATATGATTTCTTTAATTATATTATAAAACAAGTTCATGTTGAAAAAAAACAAAGAAGAGAAAAATTTAAAAAAATTGCTCTATCTTATGAAGAACAAGATTTTTTAGTTATGCAAATAAAAGGAACTATAAAAGAAATTATTAAACAAAGAAAAAATTTAAAATGGTATCAATTCATTAAAAAATTAGCGTTTTCTTCTGTTAGAAAACAAAATGAGTTATTATTAGAAGAAGTGTTAAATAAATTGAAAAAATAA
- a CDS encoding AAA family ATPase: MINRLNIKNYKNISNTEIEFKKNISGIYGPNGSGKTSVIEVVEIIKNYFLSIPFPQVKKDELKEKLIESFKIGEDTLEIELEIESDKYIYLLILKIHKNEFNDFTVLNEEILYKTKKAREKFKRLIKIENDSNQLKPKVFLFRYKSDCFDEIQKEILDLSGIKIQTLISKFNDLNSYTNLVCSSKYKIESDKYNELNKHWKNIFSVLKNIRIIGLKEQALTNLELLIPLSINSYDIFGTIPIANKNSINNKYSEKDFNLISATIKDINKLFPLFTKGASIQLDSKMISNEDGVNYYSIEIFVIRNNQKIGIYNESTGTIKLFRMLSSLIYVLKNKKGILLVDELDVHIFEYLLSYILEMLKDEIVGQMIFTAHNLFPMEKLEKNSIILANEEDGLVNYVYFKGKISPTTNLRLRYIKSQYLGTEENISPFNIKELLLKKIIRELRD; this comes from the coding sequence ATGATAAATAGGCTTAATATTAAAAACTATAAAAATATATCAAATACAGAAATAGAGTTTAAAAAAAATATAAGTGGAATATATGGTCCAAATGGCTCAGGGAAGACGTCTGTAATTGAAGTTGTAGAAATTATAAAAAATTATTTTTTATCAATTCCATTTCCGCAAGTAAAAAAAGATGAATTAAAGGAAAAATTAATAGAGAGTTTTAAGATAGGCGAAGACACATTAGAAATAGAATTGGAAATAGAATCTGATAAATACATTTATTTGTTAATTTTAAAAATTCATAAAAATGAGTTTAATGATTTTACTGTACTTAATGAAGAAATTCTATATAAAACTAAAAAAGCAAGAGAGAAATTTAAAAGACTTATAAAAATAGAAAATGATTCAAATCAGTTAAAACCAAAAGTATTTTTATTTAGATATAAATCAGATTGTTTTGATGAAATTCAAAAAGAAATATTAGATTTAAGTGGTATAAAAATTCAGACATTAATATCTAAATTTAATGATTTGAATAGTTATACTAATTTGGTTTGTTCTAGCAAATATAAAATAGAAAGTGATAAATATAATGAGTTAAATAAACATTGGAAAAATATTTTCAGTGTTTTAAAAAACATAAGAATAATTGGTTTAAAAGAACAGGCTTTAACTAATTTAGAGTTATTAATACCGCTATCTATAAATTCGTATGATATTTTTGGGACTATACCTATTGCAAATAAAAATTCTATTAACAATAAATACAGTGAAAAAGATTTTAATTTAATAAGTGCAACTATAAAAGATATAAATAAATTGTTTCCATTATTCACTAAGGGTGCTTCTATTCAATTAGATTCTAAAATGATAAGTAATGAAGATGGAGTAAATTACTATTCAATAGAAATTTTTGTAATAAGAAATAATCAAAAAATAGGTATTTATAATGAATCTACTGGAACTATAAAACTATTTAGAATGTTATCATCATTAATTTATGTTTTAAAAAATAAAAAAGGAATATTATTAGTTGATGAATTAGATGTACATATTTTTGAATATTTACTATCATATATATTAGAAATGTTAAAAGATGAAATTGTAGGGCAAATGATTTTTACTGCACATAATCTGTTTCCGATGGAAAAATTAGAGAAAAATTCAATAATACTTGCTAATGAAGAAGATGGTTTAGTAAATTATGTATATTTTAAAGGTAAAATTTCTCCTACAACTAATTTAAGATTAAGATATATAAAATCGCAATATTTAGGAACAGAAGAAAATATTTCTCCATTTAACATTAAAGAATTATTATTAAAAAAGATAATAAGAGAGTTAAGGGATTAA
- a CDS encoding GspE/PulE family protein, with amino-acid sequence MNIEKMNYNAIKIVDDIIKEAILKKASDIHIREVNNFCIIEYRINGIIYKQDENNYKANEIISRIKIMAKMNVAEKRMPQDGNIKFEQYDLRICSIPSIIGECIIIRILNSYLNDISLKSLGYSDENIEKFNNALNHKHGLILICGPTGSGKSTTLLSLTKMLDTGDKKIISIEDPVENKLNSIIQIQVNEDIGLTFPHILRSTLRADPDIIIISEIRDEITAKIAVRASLTGHLVLATLHTNDSISSFARLIDMGIEKYLLLDSVILISSQKLLSSLDNKNIKERLLINETLYFTDKEKEIFSKYNLKQDILNKLKTLNFKTMEEDLNEKGYNI; translated from the coding sequence ATGAACATAGAAAAAATGAATTATAATGCTATAAAAATAGTTGATGATATAATAAAAGAAGCAATTTTAAAAAAGGCTAGTGATATTCATATTAGAGAAGTTAATAATTTTTGTATCATTGAATATAGAATAAATGGTATAATATATAAACAAGATGAAAATAATTATAAAGCAAATGAAATAATTTCAAGAATAAAAATAATGGCTAAAATGAATGTTGCAGAAAAAAGAATGCCACAAGATGGTAATATAAAATTTGAACAATATGATTTAAGAATATGCAGTATACCTAGCATTATAGGAGAATGTATAATAATTCGTATTTTAAATTCTTATCTAAATGATATTTCATTAAAATCACTTGGTTATAGTGATGAAAATATAGAAAAATTTAATAATGCATTAAATCATAAGCATGGACTTATTCTTATATGTGGCCCTACGGGTTCTGGTAAATCAACAACCCTTTTATCACTAACAAAAATGTTAGATACAGGAGATAAAAAAATAATTTCTATTGAAGATCCAGTTGAAAATAAATTAAATTCTATAATACAAATTCAAGTTAATGAAGATATAGGTTTAACTTTCCCACATATACTAAGAAGTACCCTAAGGGCAGACCCTGATATTATAATAATATCCGAAATTAGAGATGAGATAACTGCCAAAATTGCTGTAAGAGCATCTTTAACTGGACATTTAGTTTTAGCAACTCTACATACTAATGATAGTATTTCTAGTTTTGCTAGATTAATAGATATGGGTATAGAAAAGTATCTACTACTAGATTCCGTTATATTAATTAGTTCTCAAAAATTATTAAGTTCATTAGATAATAAAAATATAAAAGAAAGACTATTAATAAATGAAACACTTTATTTTACAGATAAAGAAAAAGAAATTTTTTCTAAATATAACTTAAAACAAGATATATTAAATAAATTAAAGACACTAAATTTTAAAACTATGGAGGAAGATTTAAATGAAAAAGGCTATAATATATGA
- a CDS encoding HAD-IB family phosphatase, which translates to MKKAIIYDFDKTIYSKETSIYFMLFYIKKHPERILKVLKFLIKFIFSFKNSELKNIKNAFFEFIDKKNIDKLNDEIIEFWSSQEKNFFPYFKNEIIKNKKEADILILISASPDFLLEPIYTKLGFDILIATKFKNFKIVGNNCKGIEKLNRLNELGEFEVLSFYSDSMSDKPLFDIAKNKYSIDKKGNLHEGYPQKNGRVDKWK; encoded by the coding sequence ATGAAAAAGGCTATAATATATGACTTTGATAAAACAATATATAGTAAGGAAACTAGTATTTATTTTATGTTATTCTATATTAAAAAACACCCTGAAAGAATTTTAAAGGTGCTAAAATTTTTAATTAAATTTATTTTTTCATTTAAAAATTCTGAATTAAAAAATATAAAAAATGCTTTTTTTGAATTTATAGATAAAAAAAATATAGATAAATTAAATGATGAAATAATAGAATTTTGGTCTAGTCAAGAAAAAAACTTTTTCCCATATTTTAAAAATGAAATTATAAAAAATAAAAAAGAAGCAGATATTCTTATACTTATTTCTGCATCGCCAGATTTTTTATTAGAACCTATATATACTAAATTAGGCTTTGATATTCTAATAGCAACAAAATTTAAAAATTTTAAAATTGTTGGTAATAACTGTAAAGGCATAGAAAAATTAAATAGACTTAATGAATTAGGAGAGTTTGAAGTACTATCTTTTTATTCGGACAGTATGTCTGATAAACCTTTATTTGATATTGCAAAAAATAAATATAGTATAGATAAAAAAGGTAATCTACATGAAGGTTATCCACAAAAAAATGGTAGGGTAGATAAATGGAAATAA
- the truA gene encoding tRNA pseudouridine(38-40) synthase TruA translates to MEIKITYAYDGTYFYGFQRQKDKITVQGEIEKVISKAFNEKINLISSGRTDAKVHALGQVSNFNIKSNIPLNSIKNQINKKLFGMVKVNEIEYVDENFNSRFDAKKRVYEYRFKAFKNVSPFEANYISAIKNEKLLDLDSINEKLKLFIGEHNFNSFSKKDKKSDFDKNPVREIYNAYCYKENDTFIAIIEGQSFLRAMIRLIMAACIYESKETILKRLNLELVDIPKKILSPNGLYLKEVIYE, encoded by the coding sequence ATGGAAATAAAAATAACATATGCATATGATGGCACATACTTTTATGGCTTTCAAAGACAAAAAGATAAAATAACTGTACAAGGAGAAATAGAAAAAGTAATATCAAAGGCTTTTAATGAAAAAATAAATTTAATTTCATCAGGTAGAACTGATGCAAAAGTTCATGCCTTAGGGCAAGTTTCAAATTTTAATATAAAGTCTAATATACCTTTAAATTCTATTAAAAACCAAATAAACAAAAAACTTTTTGGTATGGTTAAGGTAAATGAGATTGAATATGTAGATGAAAATTTTAATTCAAGGTTTGATGCAAAAAAAAGAGTATATGAATATAGATTTAAAGCATTTAAAAATGTATCCCCTTTTGAAGCAAACTATATTAGTGCAATTAAAAATGAGAAATTATTAGATTTAGATAGTATAAATGAAAAGTTAAAATTATTCATAGGTGAACATAACTTTAATTCTTTTTCTAAAAAAGATAAAAAAAGTGATTTTGATAAAAATCCTGTAAGAGAAATATATAATGCTTATTGTTACAAAGAAAATGATACTTTTATTGCCATAATAGAAGGTCAAAGTTTTTTAAGAGCCATGATAAGATTAATTATGGCTGCTTGTATATATGAGAGTAAAGAAACTATACTTAAAAGACTTAATCTTGAATTAGTTGATATTCCTAAAAAAATTCTAAGTCCTAATGGTCTATATTTAAAAGAGGTAATATATGAATGA
- a CDS encoding GNAT family N-acetyltransferase, with amino-acid sequence MNEIMKKLNAKEDKKILERIYLYEEEVFGNAAVGQYNISPFTKYGSCYAIYNKKDIICVIEVLFSLNNKAYIYGLSTNKDYRHKGYATKLMNFCIDDIKKYNINSIELTVAPENEIAIKFYNKFKFTIDEYLENEYFDNDDRLLMKKEI; translated from the coding sequence ATGAATGAAATAATGAAAAAATTAAATGCAAAAGAAGATAAAAAAATACTAGAAAGAATATATCTATATGAAGAAGAAGTTTTTGGAAATGCTGCTGTTGGACAATATAACATATCACCTTTTACTAAATACGGTTCTTGCTATGCTATATATAACAAAAAAGATATTATTTGTGTAATAGAAGTCTTATTTTCTCTAAATAATAAAGCATATATTTATGGGCTTTCTACTAATAAGGATTATAGACATAAGGGTTATGCTACTAAATTAATGAATTTTTGTATTGATGATATTAAAAAATATAATATTAATAGTATAGAACTAACAGTTGCACCTGAAAATGAAATTGCAATTAAATTTTACAATAAATTTAAATTTACCATAGATGAATATTTAGAAAATGAATATTTTGATAATGATGATAGATTATTAATGAAAAAGGAGATATAA
- a CDS encoding class I SAM-dependent methyltransferase, with protein MEHYFTKNPTVISEKKEISFNFMNENFKFITDNGIFSKDHVDDGSMLLLKYFMKSNEKDNFTMLDIGCGYGVVGIITKKILKSATITYTDINNRAIELTLENIKLNNVDNNCEVFQSDLFENIKNNFDIIISNPPIRAGKKTIFEIYKNAYEHLNDNGDFYVVIMTKHGAKSTEKELKNIFNEVKCIGIEKGYRIYKANKTKNSSN; from the coding sequence ATGGAACATTATTTCACAAAAAATCCCACAGTTATATCTGAGAAAAAAGAAATTAGTTTTAACTTTATGAATGAAAACTTTAAATTTATAACTGATAATGGAATATTCTCAAAAGATCATGTTGATGATGGTAGTATGCTATTATTAAAATATTTTATGAAATCTAATGAAAAAGATAATTTTACTATGTTAGATATAGGTTGTGGTTATGGTGTAGTTGGTATAATTACTAAAAAAATATTAAAAAGTGCTACTATTACTTATACAGATATAAATAATAGAGCAATAGAATTAACATTAGAAAATATTAAATTAAATAATGTAGACAATAATTGTGAAGTTTTTCAATCAGACCTTTTTGAAAATATTAAAAATAACTTTGATATTATAATTTCTAATCCGCCTATTAGGGCAGGTAAAAAAACTATATTTGAAATATATAAAAATGCATATGAACATTTAAACGATAACGGAGATTTTTATGTAGTAATAATGACAAAACATGGTGCTAAATCAACTGAAAAAGAACTTAAAAATATATTTAATGAAGTTAAGTGCATTGGTATAGAAAAAGGGTATAGAATTTATAAGGCTAATAAAACTAAAAATAGTTCAAATTAA
- the selA gene encoding L-seryl-tRNA(Sec) selenium transferase: protein MKHLLAKIPSVNKILLTNTVKKLLEKYPEIFVKDILKKEIDNIKTNILESRLSEVPTIDEIIEKVSIEVEKQDKFSLRQVINATGTILHTNLGRSLLSESVKEHLIETAFNYSNLEFDIENKKRGSRYSHLTDIVKRLTGAEDVLVVNNNAAAVMLVLNTLAKDKEIVVSRGELVEIGGAFRIPEIINLSGGILYEIGTTNKTHLKDYVNAINENTSILLKVHTSNYKITGFTKEVTNSEVANIANEHGLISVNDLGSGQFIDLREYGLPYEPTVKEVLDSGIDIVTFSGDKLLGGSQAGIIVGKKEYIEKMKKNQLTRALRVDKMVIATLEATLKLYLDKNMALENIPTLNMISISKERLLEKANKFLNEIKDTNFIAETIETLAEVGGGSYPNSYFESVGIKLTHNTKSATQIEKEFLLCEIPIIARIKENSIILDMRTLREDELNIVAESLKKL, encoded by the coding sequence ATGAAACATTTATTAGCCAAAATACCATCTGTAAATAAAATTTTGTTAACCAATACAGTAAAGAAGTTGTTAGAAAAATACCCTGAAATATTTGTAAAAGATATTTTGAAAAAAGAAATTGATAATATTAAAACTAATATTTTAGAAAGTAGATTGAGTGAAGTTCCAACAATAGATGAAATCATAGAAAAAGTATCTATTGAAGTAGAAAAACAAGATAAATTCTCTTTAAGACAAGTTATTAATGCAACAGGTACAATATTACACACAAATTTAGGGCGTAGTCTTTTAAGTGAAAGTGTAAAGGAACATTTAATAGAAACAGCATTTAATTATTCAAATTTAGAATTTGATATAGAAAATAAAAAAAGAGGTAGCCGTTATAGTCATTTGACAGATATTGTTAAAAGATTAACTGGGGCAGAAGATGTTCTTGTTGTAAATAATAATGCGGCAGCTGTAATGTTAGTACTTAATACATTAGCAAAAGATAAAGAAATTGTAGTATCAAGAGGAGAATTGGTAGAAATTGGTGGAGCATTTAGAATACCTGAAATTATTAATTTAAGTGGTGGTATTTTATATGAAATTGGAACAACAAACAAGACACATTTAAAAGATTATGTTAATGCTATTAATGAAAATACATCAATTTTACTTAAAGTGCATACAAGTAATTATAAAATAACTGGGTTTACAAAAGAAGTTACTAATAGTGAAGTAGCAAACATTGCAAATGAACATGGATTAATATCTGTAAACGATTTGGGAAGTGGGCAATTTATTGATTTAAGAGAATATGGTTTGCCTTATGAACCTACTGTAAAAGAAGTATTAGACAGTGGAATTGATATAGTTACATTTAGTGGAGATAAGCTTTTAGGTGGATCTCAGGCAGGAATAATTGTAGGTAAAAAAGAATACATAGAAAAGATGAAAAAAAATCAACTTACTCGTGCATTGCGTGTAGATAAGATGGTTATAGCAACATTAGAAGCAACCCTTAAATTATACCTAGATAAAAATATGGCATTAGAAAATATTCCAACTTTAAATATGATTTCTATTTCAAAAGAAAGACTTTTAGAAAAGGCTAATAAATTTTTAAATGAAATAAAAGATACAAATTTTATTGCTGAAACAATTGAAACATTAGCAGAAGTTGGTGGTGGAAGTTATCCAAATTCTTATTTTGAAAGTGTTGGTATAAAATTAACGCATAATACGAAATCTGCAACACAAATAGAAAAAGAATTTCTTTTATGTGAAATTCCTATTATTGCAAGAATAAAGGAAAATAGTATTATTTTAGATATGAGAACATTAAGAGAAGATGAGTTAAATATAGTGGCAGAAAGTTTGAAAAAATTATAA
- a CDS encoding aminotransferase class V-fold PLP-dependent enzyme — translation MSYYFDYGATSLKKPENVAKKIYDILSSGNYANPSRGTYKEAENAFLEIYKSREIIADFFGLSDERYLVFTANSTQALNIAIKGILKKGDHVITTKMEHNSILRPIYQLSKEREVEYSIIDSDTDGITIYDEIEKHIKSNTVLLAITHSSNVTGNIVDIEKISKICKKNKILLLVDGSQTAGVIDINIEKLGIDIFCFTGHKSLFGPQGVGGLCIANKNIEISRYNVGGSGVESFEKEHPAEYPTRLEAGTYNTPGIVGLSEGIKYINEQGIENLYEKQLNFAKMFYNELKDLKCLTFYGNFEREKTAIVSFNFKGIPSSDVAEVLTEKYDIAIRSGTHCAPLMHKHFGTEKQGMIRFSFSSMNTEKEVIYAINAIKEIAKEL, via the coding sequence ATGTCATACTATTTTGATTATGGAGCAACCTCTTTAAAAAAGCCTGAAAATGTTGCAAAAAAAATTTATGATATTTTATCATCTGGGAATTATGCTAACCCATCTAGGGGTACTTATAAAGAAGCAGAAAATGCTTTTTTAGAAATATACAAATCTCGTGAGATAATAGCAGATTTTTTTGGATTAAGTGATGAGAGATATCTTGTATTTACAGCAAATTCTACACAAGCTTTAAATATAGCAATAAAAGGGATTTTAAAAAAAGGAGACCATGTAATTACCACTAAAATGGAACATAATTCTATATTACGACCTATTTATCAACTTTCAAAGGAAAGAGAAGTAGAATACAGTATAATAGATAGTGATACTGATGGTATTACAATCTATGATGAAATAGAAAAGCATATAAAAAGTAATACTGTACTTCTCGCAATAACTCATTCATCTAATGTTACAGGTAATATTGTTGATATAGAAAAAATATCAAAAATTTGTAAAAAAAATAAAATATTACTTCTTGTAGATGGTTCACAAACTGCAGGAGTAATAGATATAAATATAGAAAAATTAGGAATAGATATATTTTGTTTTACAGGACATAAAAGTTTATTTGGACCACAAGGAGTAGGTGGACTATGTATAGCAAATAAAAATATTGAAATTTCAAGATATAATGTTGGTGGAAGTGGTGTTGAAAGTTTTGAAAAGGAACACCCAGCAGAATACCCAACGAGACTTGAAGCAGGAACATATAATACACCTGGTATAGTAGGACTTTCTGAAGGTATAAAATATATTAATGAACAAGGAATAGAAAATCTATATGAAAAACAATTAAATTTTGCAAAAATGTTCTATAATGAACTTAAAGATTTAAAATGCCTTACATTTTATGGAAATTTTGAAAGGGAAAAAACTGCCATAGTGTCTTTTAATTTTAAAGGAATACCATCATCAGATGTAGCAGAAGTTTTAACTGAAAAATATGACATAGCAATAAGGTCAGGAACACATTGTGCTCCGTTAATGCATAAACATTTTGGTACAGAAAAGCAAGGAATGATAAGATTTTCTTTTTCAAGTATGAATACTGAAAAAGAAGTAATTTATGCAATAAATGCTATAAAGGAAATAGCAAAAGAATTATAA
- the selB gene encoding selenocysteine-specific translation elongation factor has protein sequence MSNIIIGTAGHIDHGKTTLIKALSGIETDTTLEEKERGMSINLGFAYFDLPSGKRCGVVDVPGHEKFIKNMLAGVSGINLVLLLVDSREGIMPQTKEHADILSLLGVENYIIVMTKIDLADDEYRELVKEDIKNFIKDTPLDNSPIIEVDSISKKGIDELLNEIDKKTEKIIEIKKSKNSRLNIDRAFQVKGFGTVVTGTLTEGEISVGDELEVYPKKIMTKVRNIQVHKKDVKTAYAGQRTAISLSNVKIEDAGRGCTLASPDTLTKTYMFDAEIKIINSPNLKIELWDRVRVYTGTCEVMARIVPLGKEMLEAGESGFVQLRLEEEISVKNYDKFIIRTYSPMLTVGGGVILDAIPKKHRRFNKDTLSKLKVRSKGDSKALISNYILSANNYLIRATEISKDLEQDIESVNIDLVELEKENKVYKTSLGYIHVKKYDEIYEKNLDIISEYHKKYKLKVGISKAELFSKFKISQKELMVIIDLLINNKVLKIQKNLISLYDFEVKYDTTQLKEKEYIEKTLLASKFTPPSVKELTKGNKVTNELLNSLVGNTIIRLNDDIVMHVKIFEEALNKIVKHFETDKKLTLAQFRDMTGSSRKYALPILEYMDKQGITKRVEDYRVLTK, from the coding sequence ATGAGCAATATAATAATAGGAACGGCTGGGCATATTGACCATGGGAAAACAACTTTAATTAAGGCCCTTAGTGGTATTGAAACAGATACTACATTAGAAGAAAAAGAGCGTGGTATGTCAATTAATCTTGGATTTGCTTATTTTGATTTACCTAGTGGAAAAAGATGCGGAGTAGTAGACGTTCCAGGTCATGAAAAATTTATAAAAAATATGCTTGCAGGAGTTAGTGGAATAAATCTTGTATTACTTTTAGTTGATTCAAGAGAAGGTATAATGCCTCAAACAAAAGAACATGCAGATATACTTTCTTTATTAGGTGTAGAAAACTATATAATAGTAATGACAAAAATTGATTTAGCAGATGATGAGTATAGAGAACTTGTTAAAGAAGATATAAAAAACTTTATAAAAGATACTCCACTTGATAATAGTCCCATAATAGAAGTAGATTCTATAAGTAAAAAAGGAATAGATGAACTTTTAAATGAAATTGATAAAAAAACTGAAAAAATTATTGAAATAAAGAAAAGTAAAAATTCAAGACTTAATATAGATAGAGCCTTTCAAGTAAAAGGATTTGGAACTGTAGTAACGGGAACTTTAACAGAAGGAGAAATTTCTGTAGGAGATGAATTAGAAGTTTACCCTAAAAAAATAATGACAAAAGTAAGAAATATACAAGTACATAAAAAAGATGTAAAAACAGCCTATGCAGGTCAAAGAACAGCAATAAGTTTAAGTAATGTGAAAATAGAAGATGCTGGTAGGGGATGCACGCTTGCAAGTCCTGATACATTAACAAAAACATATATGTTTGATGCTGAAATTAAAATAATAAATAGTCCTAATCTAAAAATTGAATTATGGGACAGGGTAAGAGTATATACAGGAACTTGCGAAGTAATGGCAAGAATAGTTCCACTTGGAAAAGAAATGCTTGAAGCAGGAGAAAGTGGATTTGTGCAACTTCGTTTAGAAGAAGAAATTTCAGTTAAAAATTATGATAAATTTATTATAAGAACATATTCACCAATGTTAACTGTTGGTGGTGGGGTAATTTTAGATGCAATACCTAAAAAACATAGAAGATTTAATAAAGATACTTTATCTAAGTTAAAAGTTAGATCAAAAGGAGACAGTAAGGCCTTGATTTCAAACTATATTTTATCTGCAAATAATTATTTAATAAGAGCAACAGAAATTTCTAAGGATCTTGAACAAGATATAGAATCTGTAAATATAGATTTAGTAGAATTAGAAAAAGAAAATAAGGTATATAAGACTTCATTAGGGTATATACATGTTAAAAAATATGATGAAATTTATGAAAAAAACTTAGATATAATAAGTGAATATCATAAAAAATATAAACTTAAAGTAGGAATATCAAAAGCAGAACTTTTTTCAAAATTTAAAATAAGTCAAAAAGAACTTATGGTAATAATAGATTTACTTATAAATAATAAAGTGTTAAAAATTCAAAAAAATCTTATCTCACTTTATGATTTTGAAGTGAAGTATGATACTACTCAACTTAAAGAAAAAGAATATATAGAAAAAACTCTTTTAGCAAGTAAATTTACACCACCAAGTGTAAAAGAACTTACAAAAGGTAATAAGGTAACTAATGAATTATTAAATTCACTTGTAGGAAATACTATAATAAGATTAAATGATGATATAGTTATGCATGTTAAAATATTTGAAGAAGCTTTAAATAAAATTGTGAAACATTTTGAAACTGATAAAAAATTGACATTAGCACAATTTAGAGATATGACAGGTTCTAGTAGAAAATATGCATTGCCAATTTTGGAGTATATGGACAAACAAGGAATAACAAAAAGAGTTGAAGATTATAGAGTTTTAACAAAATAA
- a CDS encoding DUF3343 domain-containing protein: MIEEALIVFYNTHDSIKADNICLLQNIKASLVPTHPSISLGCGFMLKTEWNNLNQLIEMLDKENIEYKALYYSKKIGIKRDIKLMYENDNLYENL, encoded by the coding sequence ATGATAGAAGAAGCACTGATAGTATTTTACAATACTCATGATTCAATAAAAGCAGATAATATTTGTTTATTACAAAATATTAAAGCTAGTCTTGTACCTACGCATCCATCTATTTCTTTGGGTTGTGGTTTTATGTTAAAAACAGAATGGAATAATTTAAACCAATTAATAGAAATGTTAGATAAAGAAAATATAGAGTATAAGGCACTATATTATTCTAAAAAAATAGGTATAAAAAGAGATATAAAATTAATGTATGAAAACGATAATTTATATGAAAACTTGTAA
- the yedF gene encoding sulfurtransferase-like selenium metabolism protein YedF, which translates to MKKFEFNAKGMACPLPVVKTKKLLLEYDIVETTVDNLIATQNLEKLAFQLNYNFGIEKISNEEYKVIISNNKIDKSENKEVFKSENNEKIKTSNVEYIAVINKKTMGHGSDELGNKLVKAYLYALSEQEILPKKIIFYNEGAILVDKDKSHVLDELKELENKGVEIVCCGVCLDYYNIQIAVGKATNMYFIVEDMIKNKVIYM; encoded by the coding sequence ATGAAAAAATTTGAATTTAATGCAAAAGGAATGGCTTGTCCATTACCAGTAGTTAAAACAAAAAAATTATTATTAGAATATGATATAGTAGAAACAACAGTAGATAATTTGATTGCTACTCAGAATTTAGAAAAATTAGCTTTTCAACTAAATTATAATTTTGGTATAGAAAAAATATCTAATGAAGAATATAAAGTAATAATATCTAATAATAAAATAGATAAAAGTGAAAATAAAGAAGTTTTTAAATCAGAAAATAATGAAAAAATTAAAACTTCAAATGTTGAATATATAGCAGTAATTAACAAAAAAACAATGGGACATGGTAGTGATGAACTAGGAAATAAACTTGTGAAAGCATACTTATATGCATTATCTGAACAAGAAATATTACCTAAAAAAATAATATTCTATAACGAAGGGGCAATACTTGTTGATAAGGATAAAAGTCATGTTTTAGATGAATTAAAAGAACTTGAAAATAAAGGTGTAGAAATTGTATGCTGTGGTGTATGTCTTGATTACTATAATATACAAATTGCAGTAGGGAAAGCAACAAATATGTATTTTATAGTAGAAGATATGATAAAAAATAAAGTAATATATATGTAG